In bacterium, the sequence TATTATTAGAAAAAACGCAATAATTGTTACATAATAAATAAAACTATGATATTCTTAGTAATATGAAAAGATTAAAAGCGCTAAATCTAGATAGTAAGAATATTATTGCTGCGATTCAAGATGAAATATCCCGTTCTCCAAAAGCTCGCTATTATCACCGGCTACATGTTGCCTTATACGCCCTAAAAACAGGCAGTTGTTATAAAGCTGCCTCTGTTTATGGACATTCGCCTCACAGTGTTTATAACTGGCTTCATCGTATTGAGGCAAATGGCCTGGCTGGATTGCAGAAAAGCGCGCGTCAAGGATGTTCTCCTAGGCTTAATTCTACGCAAGAGACGTCACTGCGTTGGAGTTTGTCTTTCCCGCCCAAAAAGCTTGGATATACTCAAAATGTATGGACAGGGAAATTCCTTTCGCATTTTTTAAAAACCCGTTATTCAGTATCTTTGTGTACCCGTCAGTGCCAAAATATTTTAAGCCGTTTTAGATCTCTAAGGAAAGAAAAACCCATTAAAAACAGGATAATTATCTAAAATTACCTGCAATTTTTATTTAATACACAAACAAATGCGCGCAACCACTTGTCTAACATTCTCAAGCAGTTATGATATGGTAAAAATGTGAAAGCAAAGAAGAGTTAATTTCTTTACAAATGTGCGAAAAGTTTTTTGCATAAACATAAAGGCGTTAACAACGTAAGCTAAGCCCCTTTTTGAATTTATTAATACACGCCCCTAGCTCCCTGTTTTTTGTTGTTATAGAACATTAAGATTGATATGTGCAATTATTTATTGCTTTTTATGCTTTTGCGAAGAAAATTGCCTAAAAACGGTGAAATGCAACTTTTTCTTCCGTTCACACAAAATTTAAAAACATTATTATAAATTGGTATACCACGTGTTTTAAAATCACTAAAACTCGGTAAAAATAACAATATTGTCAACCTATTGATACTCAATAGGATATGTTGTTTTTAGCCCTTTTTTACTGTTTTTATCGTATACCATATAACATATTGCCTTATAATAAGTTACAAAAGCAAAATGCCCTTTTAAAAACACCTGTTGGTGCATCAGGTGTGATGAATTATATTAACTCTATAATATTGTATAAGTTTTGCTTACTTGACAGCTATTAATAATATTGTTTTTTCTATAATAATGTAAATTAATTTGTCTAATGTTTTATTTTTTGTTGTTTCTTCTATAAAATAAGCGTATGTTTTAAAGAGATAATTAAGAAAGTTTTTAACATGACAAAAAGCAAATTAATGTCTAAGGAAAAATTATTACAAGAGATTTCTAAGGTCTTTGATGTAAAATTTGAGGAGACAAAAAGGCACTTTGAGGTAGTGGTTGAGAGGCTTGAGAAACAAATTAGCGCGATAGTCGAACAACGTAGAACTCTTATAAAAAACCAAGAAGCAATAAAAGGCGAACTTGAGGGGAGTTAAACTAGCTGTGTGGGATAATAGAGTAGAGATAGGAGGGAACAAATTAGTGAAGGCTATATTTACGTTGGCAAGTATGATAAACTTTTATCATGAGATCTTTCCTGGTAAATTGGCGGGGAAATAAACTCTTTTCTAGTGCCCATTTTGTGCCCAAACTACCCCAAAACAGGTATAAAGTCATCGTAAGTAATATAAGTAATGTAATTTGGTAAGTGTATGTTAGACAAGAACTAAAGTCGTATCATATTGGTGTTGAAGAGGTTGTAAAAATCCTCAAAATAGAATCCCCCCTTCGGTACCATTCTTTTTAAACTCGTA encodes:
- a CDS encoding helix-turn-helix domain-containing protein, with translation MKRLKALNLDSKNIIAAIQDEISRSPKARYYHRLHVALYALKTGSCYKAASVYGHSPHSVYNWLHRIEANGLAGLQKSARQGCSPRLNSTQETSLRWSLSFPPKKLGYTQNVWTGKFLSHFLKTRYSVSLCTRQCQNILSRFRSLRKEKPIKNRIII